In a single window of the Megalobrama amblycephala isolate DHTTF-2021 linkage group LG3, ASM1881202v1, whole genome shotgun sequence genome:
- the irx6a gene encoding iroquois-class homeodomain protein IRX-6a isoform X1: MVTKEAAMSFSQFGYPYNATSQFFVSANPSTTCCDSISRSVTEGSSASQTAASFCCPSYENRLLASTRTELNAALGMYGSPYAAAAAAAGQNYANYFPYSADPSAIYSSLNPQYEIKEGSGSLHGTITQPAAYYPYDHSLGQYQYDRYGTVDFNGSTRRKNATRETTSTLKTWLYEHRKNPYPTKGEKIMLAIITKMTLTQVSTWFANARRRLKKENKMTWSPKNKAGDDRKEDLNKSDPDSITKDSKDSKDERDLQFSDLDDIEDEDCDKLDSDCEKSGQDDLPTSSPPKRDCNPDLPLHSNFPSFPCGLKGLGPLNPDYLDPLGSKQQQQQPSPQSTSINTVALSHFESSEKPRIWSLARTAVAGVVLGTQNGGDVRTGPVDCPMQGVRLPTVGGVQCGELKGLQDPTNLSNTESLYQEGLQGIHKAYSSGSYKTLQLHSSSYPGLTESCQYSSMEGFPSAGKTEIESNELNDTCPTIQNTKTTAFRPVMKRTAEMPINMGTFL, from the exons ATGGTAACAAAAGAAGCAGCTATGTCTTTCTCTCAGTTTGGATATCCTTACAATGCAACTTCTCAG TTCTTCGTGTCGGCAAACCCCAGTACGACTTGCTGCGATTCGATTTCCAGGTCGGTGACGGAAGGATCGAGCGCGTCTCAGACCGCAGCCTCCTTCTGCTGTCCCTCCTATGAGAACCGGCTGCTGGCGAGCACGCGGACCGAGCTCAACGCCGCGCTCGGGATGTACGGCTCTCCCTACGCAGCAGCAGCGGCGGCAGCCGGGCAGAACTACGCCAACTACTTTCCGTACAGCGCCGACCCCTCTGCCATCTACTCCAGCCTG AACCCACAATATGAAATCAAAGAGGGGTCAGGCAGTCTTCATGGCACTATAACCCAACCTGCCGCCTATTATCCATATGACCACTCACTTGGCCAGTACCAGTACGATAG GTATGGGACGGTTGATTTTAATGGGTCAACACGAAGAAAGAATGCCACGCGTGAGACGACAAGCACTCTTAAAACATGGCTTTATGAACACCGGAAAAACCCATATCCTACAAAGGGTGAGAAGATCATGCTGGCCATCATCACCAAAATGACTCTCACGCAAGTGTCTACCTGGTTTGCCAATGCTAGGAGGagactaaaaaaagaaaacaaaatgaccTGGTCCCCTAAAAACAAAGCAGGCGATGACAGGAAGGAAGACCTTAATAAGAGTGACCCAGACAGCATTACCAAAG ATTCCAAAGACAGTAAAGATGAGCGGGACCTGCAGTTCAGTGACCTGGATGACATAGAGGACGAGGACTGTGACAAGCTGGACAGTGACTGTGAGAAATCAGGTCAGGATGACCTCCCGACTTCCTCCCCTCCAAAGAGAGACTGTAACCCTGACCTCCCTCTCCACTCGAACTTCCCATCTTTTCCCTGTGGTCTAAAGGGTTTGGGGCCTCTGAACCCCGACTACCTGGATCCTTTGGGATCcaaacaacagcagcaacagcccTCACCTCAGTCCACCTCCATAAACACTGTGGCACTATCTCACTTTGAGTCGTCGGAAAAGCCTCGGATCTGGTCGCTCGCACGTACGGCTGTCGCAGGGGTTGTATTAGGTACGCAGAATGGTGGTGATGTACGAACTGGGCCCGTGGACTGTCCAATGCAGGGAGTCAGGCTGCCCACAGTCGGAGGAGTGCAGTGTGGGGAGCTGAAGGGCCTTCAGGACCCTACAAACCTCAGCAATACTGAAAGCCTTTACCAAGAAGGACTGCAGGGGATACACAAGGCATACAGTAGTGGGAGCTACAAGACCCTTCAGCTTCATTCTTCATCCTATCCTGGACTGACGGAATCCTGCCAGTACTCCTCAATGGAAG GCTTCCCCAGTGCAGGAAAGACAGAGATAGAATCCAATGAACTCAATGACACGTGTCCAACAATCCAGAATACTAAGACCACTGCATTCAGACCTGTGATGAAGAG GACTGCGGAAATGCCAATAAACATGGGGACATTTTTATGA
- the irx6a gene encoding iroquois-class homeodomain protein IRX-6a isoform X2: MVTKEAAMSFSQFGYPYNATSQFFVSANPSTTCCDSISRSVTEGSSASQTAASFCCPSYENRLLASTRTELNAALGMYGSPYAAAAAAAGQNYANYFPYSADPSAIYSSLNPQYEIKEGSGSLHGTITQPAAYYPYDHSLGQYQYDRYGTVDFNGSTRRKNATRETTSTLKTWLYEHRKNPYPTKGEKIMLAIITKMTLTQVSTWFANARRRLKKENKMTWSPKNKAGDDRKEDLNKSDPDSITKDSKDSKDERDLQFSDLDDIEDEDCDKLDSDCEKSGQDDLPTSSPPKRDCNPDLPLHSNFPSFPCGLKGLGPLNPDYLDPLGSKQQQQQPSPQSTSINTVALSHFESSEKPRIWSLARTAVAGVVLGTQNGGDVRTGPVDCPMQGVRLPTVGGVQCGELKGLQDPTNLSNTESLYQEGLQGIHKAYSSGSYKTLQLHSSSYPGLTESCQYSSMEGFPSAGKTEIESNELNDTCPTIQNTKTTAFRPVMKR; the protein is encoded by the exons ATGGTAACAAAAGAAGCAGCTATGTCTTTCTCTCAGTTTGGATATCCTTACAATGCAACTTCTCAG TTCTTCGTGTCGGCAAACCCCAGTACGACTTGCTGCGATTCGATTTCCAGGTCGGTGACGGAAGGATCGAGCGCGTCTCAGACCGCAGCCTCCTTCTGCTGTCCCTCCTATGAGAACCGGCTGCTGGCGAGCACGCGGACCGAGCTCAACGCCGCGCTCGGGATGTACGGCTCTCCCTACGCAGCAGCAGCGGCGGCAGCCGGGCAGAACTACGCCAACTACTTTCCGTACAGCGCCGACCCCTCTGCCATCTACTCCAGCCTG AACCCACAATATGAAATCAAAGAGGGGTCAGGCAGTCTTCATGGCACTATAACCCAACCTGCCGCCTATTATCCATATGACCACTCACTTGGCCAGTACCAGTACGATAG GTATGGGACGGTTGATTTTAATGGGTCAACACGAAGAAAGAATGCCACGCGTGAGACGACAAGCACTCTTAAAACATGGCTTTATGAACACCGGAAAAACCCATATCCTACAAAGGGTGAGAAGATCATGCTGGCCATCATCACCAAAATGACTCTCACGCAAGTGTCTACCTGGTTTGCCAATGCTAGGAGGagactaaaaaaagaaaacaaaatgaccTGGTCCCCTAAAAACAAAGCAGGCGATGACAGGAAGGAAGACCTTAATAAGAGTGACCCAGACAGCATTACCAAAG ATTCCAAAGACAGTAAAGATGAGCGGGACCTGCAGTTCAGTGACCTGGATGACATAGAGGACGAGGACTGTGACAAGCTGGACAGTGACTGTGAGAAATCAGGTCAGGATGACCTCCCGACTTCCTCCCCTCCAAAGAGAGACTGTAACCCTGACCTCCCTCTCCACTCGAACTTCCCATCTTTTCCCTGTGGTCTAAAGGGTTTGGGGCCTCTGAACCCCGACTACCTGGATCCTTTGGGATCcaaacaacagcagcaacagcccTCACCTCAGTCCACCTCCATAAACACTGTGGCACTATCTCACTTTGAGTCGTCGGAAAAGCCTCGGATCTGGTCGCTCGCACGTACGGCTGTCGCAGGGGTTGTATTAGGTACGCAGAATGGTGGTGATGTACGAACTGGGCCCGTGGACTGTCCAATGCAGGGAGTCAGGCTGCCCACAGTCGGAGGAGTGCAGTGTGGGGAGCTGAAGGGCCTTCAGGACCCTACAAACCTCAGCAATACTGAAAGCCTTTACCAAGAAGGACTGCAGGGGATACACAAGGCATACAGTAGTGGGAGCTACAAGACCCTTCAGCTTCATTCTTCATCCTATCCTGGACTGACGGAATCCTGCCAGTACTCCTCAATGGAAG GCTTCCCCAGTGCAGGAAAGACAGAGATAGAATCCAATGAACTCAATGACACGTGTCCAACAATCCAGAATACTAAGACCACTGCATTCAGACCTGTGATGAAGAGGTGA